The Thalassotalea piscium sequence AGCAACAACTAAAATAATTTCAAATAAACTACTTAACGCTGAGCCAACACAAATATAAAAATAATGTTAAATAACAATAACTAAGAAGGTAAATTTTCAACAAAGTCTCCTGTCGCTAATTTGAGACAATATTGTTTATCCTCACTAAAAAGGGTTAAATCGGGGTATTAGATAGTGGTTTACAACAAATAAGCGCATTAACTTATGCAACAATGGATTAAAAAAATCTCGTTTTATCATGTTTCAATTAAAACGCTAACACTTATGGGGTTCGGCTTGGTTGCCCTGCCTTTGGTTTTTGCGTTTCTTTATAGTGCAAACCAAGTGAATAAACTCTCTGAGCAAGGTACAACTGCAATATTTAACGTCGCTGAACTTGTTGAAAATAATAGGCAGGTGAGCCAAACCTTAACGCGATTAGAGCGTTTTGCTAGCCAATACGTAGTGTTGAAAGAGCATGAATTGCTTAATCAATACTTAGAAAGAAAAGCAGCGCTAAAGCAAATTTTAGTACAAGAGTTTAGCCAATATAATGATGAACAGTTCCGAAAAATCATTCAACAGTATAATAACAAGCTCATTGAAATCGACCAGCTGATTCAAGTAAATTCAGTAAACTCAATAAGCTTAGAGCAGCTTCAACGATACTTTAGAGAGCTTGCCCTCGTTAATCAACAACTGGCTTTACATTCAAATAAGGTTATTAATCAACAAGCAAGCAATATGGAAAACTCTGCCAACCAAGTTAAACGCACTATGCTCTTTAGCTTGTTAATTATTCCTATCACCCTATTAATTGCTGGCATTTTTATTGTATTAATTACATTACCTCTTAAAGTATTGCTCGGTAAAATTAAATTGTTAGAGCAAGGTAACTTTCAACAACCAATTACTGTTGATGGCTCTATTGAAATAGAAGAAATAGCAGAAGCGTTAGAGTTAATGCGCAGCCGTTTACATGCATTAGAGCTACAAAAATCGAGCTTTATTCGCCATATTTCTCATGAACTTAAAACGCCGTTAGCTGCGATTAGAGAAGGCACTGAGTTGCTTTACGATAACAGTGTAGGCGCATTAAATAATGATCAACAAGAAATAACACATATTATTCGCACGAGTGTTAATCGTTTACAACGCCTTATTGAAGACTTGCTCGATTTTAATATTGTGCTTGACTCAACCAGCTTACAAGATGCCGAAGTTATTAACTTAGCCAAAGAAGTTAAAAGCGCTTTGGAGCTTCGTATTTTAGACTTAAAAAGAAAACAATTAACCATTATTCAAAAGGTAGATAACATTACTATTCAGTGTAACAGCAAGCAATTAAGCGTAATATTAGATAATTTGCTATCGAACGCGGTTAAGTTTTCGCCTGAAAATGGCATAATTACCATAAAGTCATGGGTTGAAGAGCACTTGTTACACTTAACAATTACCGACCAAGGTGCTGGTATATCTTCGCATGACTACAATCAAGTATTTGATGCTTTTTATCAAGGCTCTACAGCGCACAACAGTCAAATAAAAAGCAGTGGCTTAGGTCTAACTATTGTAAAAGAATTGTTGATGCGTTTGAATGGAACAATCAGTATCGACAGTAGTACTAAGTCTCCAAGTTATACTACTTTCAAAATAACATTACCCAAAGCCCAACTAATATCACCTTTATCTGTTACTCATACGGAACCTGATTCACTATGAATTTATTACTTAGCCCCTTTAGTATTTTTAAAACAGCCCTGGTAATTGTATTGATTACGCTAGTGTCTGGTTGTCAGTTAACTGCAAAAAACAATACCGAATACTCTTATTACGGCAGTTACTATTTATGGATAAAAAGCCTTGATAACGAAGAACTAACTACAGAGATTAAAAATCAACAACTTAAAGAGTCACAAGGGAACCAAGCGGCAGAATATCATTTATTGTTACTTCACAGCTTGCCCAATTCTCCAATACATAATCCGTATTCTGCAAAGTCACGACTTAACCAGCAAGCATTAATTCAAGAAGCACAAGCTCAATTTAATGTAGGAGATCTTGCTTTTATTATCATGCTTAGGGACCAACTCAACCAACAGTTATTAATTTTAAATAAGTTAATTAATAAAGAAAAAACTAACACAGAAACACAGAAACAATTACAGCTACAGCAACAGTCAATTGAAATGCTTGAAATGCGCTCACAAAAATTACAGCAACAAATAATTCAACTTAAAAAAATTGAGCGCTCAATTAATGATCATGGTACATCGTTATGAGTATAAATAACGAGAACAACAATAGCGCAATCGACACCAAAGAGAAGGTGTTAATTGTTGACGATGATCCAAGTTTATTACGGTTGCTAGGCATAAGACTTACAGCAGCTGGCTATCAAATAGAGTCGGCAGAAAGCGCTAAGCAAGCGTTAGGAATTTTAAAAAGCTTTCAGCCACAACTAGTGATCAGCGATCTACGTATGGAAGGTATGGACGGCATGGCGTTATTTGAAAAAATACGTCAACAATACCCCAGTTTGCCAGTTATTATTATGACAGCACATGGAACAATTCCCGACGCTATTAATGCAACTAAGCAAGGTGTTTTTAGTTTTTTAACAAAGCCTTTTGAAAGCCAAGAGTTACTGGATACGGTTAAACAGGCTATTCGTTTACAGCCCCTTTCAAGCACAAATAATAACGATCAAGCTCAGCACGTTTGGCGAGAAAAAATCATTTCGCGTAGCGCGGTAATGGAAACACTATTACAGCAAACTTATCAGGTAGCAAAAAGTGATTTTAGTCTGTTAATTCATAGCCAAAGTGGTACGGGTAAAGAGCTATTAGCGCAAGCAAT is a genomic window containing:
- a CDS encoding sensor histidine kinase — translated: MQQWIKKISFYHVSIKTLTLMGFGLVALPLVFAFLYSANQVNKLSEQGTTAIFNVAELVENNRQVSQTLTRLERFASQYVVLKEHELLNQYLERKAALKQILVQEFSQYNDEQFRKIIQQYNNKLIEIDQLIQVNSVNSISLEQLQRYFRELALVNQQLALHSNKVINQQASNMENSANQVKRTMLFSLLIIPITLLIAGIFIVLITLPLKVLLGKIKLLEQGNFQQPITVDGSIEIEEIAEALELMRSRLHALELQKSSFIRHISHELKTPLAAIREGTELLYDNSVGALNNDQQEITHIIRTSVNRLQRLIEDLLDFNIVLDSTSLQDAEVINLAKEVKSALELRILDLKRKQLTIIQKVDNITIQCNSKQLSVILDNLLSNAVKFSPENGIITIKSWVEEHLLHLTITDQGAGISSHDYNQVFDAFYQGSTAHNSQIKSSGLGLTIVKELLMRLNGTISIDSSTKSPSYTTFKITLPKAQLISPLSVTHTEPDSL